One Triplophysa rosa linkage group LG9, Trosa_1v2, whole genome shotgun sequence genomic window carries:
- the zgc:110319 gene encoding NFU1 iron-sulfur cluster scaffold homolog, mitochondrial: MAAPVRWSLMRYLRFHSSAGQFRLTVNERSQCYSLWAAQTHRIKSQQYESKAFSVRKLSILTQDTPNPRSLKFLPGKPVLGAGTKDFPTSDSAENSPLARDLFQIEGIKSVFYGPDFITLTKTDDDVEWTEIKRHAVEVITKFVESGEPITTGATHAECSVTEDDDDIVSMIKELLDTRIRPTVQEDGGDVIFKGFEDGTVKLKLVGSCTGCPSSTVTLKNGIQNMLQFYIPEVDNVEQVEDEVDEINSKVFGELEKKLQD; encoded by the exons ATGGCGGCGCCTGTAAGATGGAGTCTAATGCGCTATCTACGGTTTCACTCATCAGCAGGACAGTTTAG ATTGACAGTAAATGAAAGAAGTCAGTGTTATTCACTCTGGGCTGCCCAGACCCATAGAATAAAGTCTCAACAGTATGAAAGCAAAGCATTTTCAG tgCGAAAGCTTTCAATTTTAACTCAAGACACCCCGAATCCTAGAAGTTTAAAGTTTCTTCCTGGTAAGCCTGTCCTGGGGGCAGGAACTAAGGATTTCCCCACTTCAGACTCAGCTGAAAATTCCCCTTTAGCCAG GGATCTTTTCCAAATCGAAGgcataaaaagtgttttttatggCCCAGATTTTATCACTCTGACTAAG ACAGATGATGACGTTGAATGGACAGAGATTAAACGGCATGCCGTTGAGGTCATCACTAAATTTGTTGAGAGTGGTGAGCCCATCACAACTGGAGCAACACATGCTGAGTGCT ctgTCACAGAGGATGATGATGACATTGTCTCTATGATCAAAGAACTTTTAGACACACGAATCAG acctacagtacaggaGGATGGTGGTGATGTCATATTCAAGGGCTTTGAGGATGGCACTGTAAAGCTAAAGTTAGTTGGCTCCTGCACAGGCTGCCCAAGCTCCACGGTTACCCTAAAAAATGGCATCCAGAACATGCTACAGTTTTATATACCTGAGGTCGACAATGTAGAACAG GTAGAGGATGAAGTGGATGAGATCAACTCTAAAGTGTTTGGTGAACTGGAGAAGAAACTGCAAGACTAG